In Desulfurococcaceae archaeon MEX13E-LK6-19, the genomic window GTGAGCCAGCCCTTATAGTCAAGGACTTGTGGGTGAAAAGCGACTTAGGAGGCTGGGCTGTTAAAGGAGTTTCGTTCGAAGTTAGAGCAGGAGAGATCTTTGGCATAGCCGGTGTCGAAGGTAATGGACAGACAGAGCTCATCGAGGCGATAACTGGTCTACGCAAGGTAGAGAAAGGAGAGATCATTCTATTGGGCAAGAAGGTGACAAACAAGAACCCAGCTGAACTCTACAAGATGGGTCTCGGCCACATACCTGAGGATAGAACAAAACTGGGACTCATACTCGAGATGAGTATAGCTGAGAACGCTATACTGGGTATACATAAGAACGCGGAGTTCCTCGGCAAATACTATACACTGAACTGGGATAACATATTCAAGCATGCCGAAAACGTTATCAACAGGTTCGATATAATCGCGCCTGGAGTCAAAGCCCCAGCGAAAAGTCTTAGCGGTGGTAACCAGCAGAAACTTGTTGTTGGACGTGAGATAAGTAAGCAACCAACAGTCATTATTGCTGCACAGCCAACACGAGGACTTGATGTCGCTGCTACAGAGTACATAAGGAAACTATTGATAAAAATGAGAGATGAAGGAAAGGCTGTTCTCCTGGTTTCAGCTGATCTAGATGAGGTTTTACAGCTTAGTGATAGAATGGCCGTTATGTATGAAGGAAAGTTCATGGGTATTGCTCGTCCCGAGGAGTTAACCAAGGAACAAATTGGTTTAATGATGGGTGGTTATACTCTTGAACAAGTTCTAGCCCGAGCCAAGAGGTGAACATGGAATGTTTGGTTTCGGGAAACAGAAAAAGAAACCATCTTCTCAAGAAGAGATTTCCTTTAAGGAACTCTACGAGAAGTATCGTGAACAAATAGAGCGTCTCATAGAGATCATCGTAGCGATAATAGTGGGATTCGTGATAGCAGGTATTATAATGGCTCTCGGAGGCTATGACCCCATCAAAGCGTATAGCGCCATGTTTGAGACATCGTTCTCGCTAGAGGACCCATATTATCTCGCGATGACTCTTAGTTTCGCAACACCACTAATGCTTACAGCGCTGACGTTCGCTGTTGGTGTTCGCGCAGGATTATTCAACATAGGTGCTGAAGGACAGGTGTACATGGGCGCACTTGGAGCCATAATTGTTGCATCGATGACTCTTCCCGGACCACTATACTTCCCACTAGCATTCCTGCTTGGCATGTTCCTTGGATCTCTATGGGGTCTTATTGCTGGTGTGCTGAAGTCTTTCCGTAAAGTAAACGAGGTTGTGACGACAATAATGTTGAACTGGATAGCGTACTGGATTGTAGAGTATGCTAGAGTATATGTCTATGCCGACCCAGAGAGACCAGAGAAAACAATTAGTATGCCGGAAGCAGCAAGACTACCAATACTAGTCCCTGGATCAGAGCTCTCGCTAGCATTCATTATAGCTTTGGGTGTCGTTATACTAGTCTACTATCTACTATGGCATACTGTCCTAGGCTATGAGATAAGAGCAACAGGTATGAACCCTAATGCCGCGAGATACGGTGGTATAGACCCTAGGCTTGCAATGCTATCAGCATTCATGATCGGTGGTGTCACAGCAGGTATTGCTGGTGTGCTAGAGATTTGTGGTAGACCACCAACATACGCTATAACAACAGGATTGTCGAACCTAATGGGCTTAGGTTTCGACGGCATAGCCGTATCGCTTATAGGGGCAAACCACCCGCTAGCAATAATCCCTGCAGCAATATTCATTGGCGCATTGACATCGGGTTCACGTGGTATGCAAATTGTTGCCGGTGTACCCCTAGAGATGGTCAAGGCTGTACAAGGTATAATCATTATGGCCTTGGCTGTACCGGGTCTCGTACGTTTACTCAAAACAAAATTCAGGAGGGGGATAAGTGTTGGAGTCTAGCCTCATCCTTGACCTAATAAGGGATACCACATTCGCTATGACACCACTCCTACTCGCTGCTCTCGGAGAATTGTTTACTGAACGAGCAGGTATTGTAAATATTGGACTGGAAGGAATAATGCTGTTGTCGGCTCTAGCAGCTGTTGCCGTTGCAGAAGCATTCGTGAACCCATGGATAGGAGTACTTGCTGGCGTCGGCATGGGTGTCCTGATAGGTCTTATTCACGGCTATATATCAGCCTACTTCAAAGGAGACCAGATCATTAGTGGTCTCGGTATAAACCTGTTCGCACTAGGCTTCGTGGCTTTCGCTATAGAAGCGATATGGGGAGTTAGAGGCTACCACACACCACCCTATGAAGCCAAGGTACCCAGGATACCTGGGCTAGAGATATCACCGATCTTCATAGCATCGATTATACTAGTTATAGTAACATACTATATACTCTACAGAACAAGCCTTGGCCTCAAAATACGTGCTGTAGGCGAGAACCCCGAGGCAGCTGACGTAGTTGGAGTACACGTGGAGAGAATGCAGTTATTTGCAACAGTCTATGGTGCAGCACTAACTGGACTCGCAGGAGCATTCCTTAGCATAGACTGGCTGGCAGCCATAACCAAGGAGTTGCCGGCAGGCAGAGGATTCATAGCACTGGCCATAGTGAACTTCAGTAACTGGAATCCACTACTAGCTCTTGGAGGTAGTGTACTATTTGGCTTCTTCTGGGTGCTCGGCGAATGGCTTAAGAACATAGGTACAGTGAAAGCAGTAATCCCGATAACACTCATGAACACAATACCCTACATAGCAACATTAGTGGTCACTGCAGGAATAATAGGTAAATCAAGACCACCGAGACACGTTGGAAGACCCTACAAGAGAGAGTAATGGATGCAATATTGTTTTTATTCTACCAATTAAGTATTTTTTGTAGCCATAACCGCTAATTACTTGATTCTACTTAATGCCAATGCTTTTGGTGGGATATGTATGTATACTTTGTTCCCAGGCTTTATCTTGTCTAGTATCTCTAGAAGATAACCTCTCCCCACCTCTGCTTTAACAACAGTATTGATGTCTCGTAGTCTTAGCTCTAGCTTAATATTGCATTTGGTGACCTGTATACTAGATACAATTGCTTCGAACACGTTTATTTTTATCCCACTATATTTACTAGAGACTATAACCACGTCATCAGGTCTAAAAAGCAGGAATACTTTGTCGCCTGCTCTCAGCCTATTATTGGTATTCGAGACATATACTATGGCTTTCGTGCTCTCACTAAGCAATATCTTCATGAAACCATTACCAATGGTGTTCACGGTACCCTTCAGCATATTGAATCCAAGGAATCTAGCTGCTTCCTCCGATTCTATCTCCGAGAGCATGTTATCGGAAGTTCCTTTTCCAGCTATGCGCCCGTTAATTAGAACAAATATTTTATCAGATAAGATCCAGGCATCATTCAGATCATGTGTCACCATCAATGTGGTAACTCCTATTCTTCTGAGTATGCTTCTGAGCTTTACTCGGGCACGCTCTCTAAACATTGGGTCTATTGAGCTAAAGGGCTCGTCTAGAAGGAGGACTTCCGGGTCAGGTGCTAGGGCTCTTGCTATCGCTACTCTTTGTCTCTCACCACCACTTAGCTGGTGGGGATACTCTTTCTCTATACCGCTAATCTCCATGATATCCATTAGCTCTTTTACTCTACGTTTAATCTCGTTTTCACCGAGCTTCATACGCTTAAGCCCAAATGCTATGTTCTCGTACACATTGAGATGCGGGAATAACGCGTAATCTTGTGGTACATAGCCTACATTCCTATGCTCTGGAGGTACATTAACCTCAATTGGTGATCCGTTGAGTTTCTGGAAAACAAGCTTACTGCCTATAATTATTCTTCCAGAATCAGGATTGATTATACCAGCTACTATGTTTAGTAATGTTGTTTTTCCAGCACCATTGGGGCCGAGTAGTACGGCTAGTTCCCCGCGTCTTACATGTAATGATATATTGTCTAGTATTTTCCTCCTACCAAAATACTTGCTTACAGACTCTACAACGAGCATACTGTAGACACCTCTATATCATGATCGTTTTCTTTTTCTCGATAATGTTCAGGGCCACCAACGTGATGAATGCTATGATCAATAGTATTACTAGAAGCGCTATAGTCAAAGCTATATCGCCTGATGTCAACGCCAAGTATATTGCTATAGGGAGAGTCTCTGTCTTGAACCTGGTTGCCCCAGCCAAGGTGACTGAAGCACCGAATTCTCCTAGTGCTCTACTAAACCCTAGTATGAAAGCGGAGAATACACCGG contains:
- a CDS encoding ABC transporter ATP-binding protein produces the protein MAKGDTIVYMKNIVKVYPDGTVALRGVDFEAREGEIHGLLGENGAGKTTLMKILSGLLKPTQGEIYIRGKKVSFKSASEALKHGIGMVHQHLALVPVFTAFENIALGLPLKTVKREEIVKLMEETGLKIPLDAVVEDLPLGVRQRIEILKMLYRNVKILILDEPTTNLTPTETKELFRTLKVLKEQGRTIIFITHKLREVMEITDRITVLRRGRVVGVVETKNVTPEQLAKMMVGREVVFKIEKKPAKPREPALIVKDLWVKSDLGGWAVKGVSFEVRAGEIFGIAGVEGNGQTELIEAITGLRKVEKGEIILLGKKVTNKNPAELYKMGLGHIPEDRTKLGLILEMSIAENAILGIHKNAEFLGKYYTLNWDNIFKHAENVINRFDIIAPGVKAPAKSLSGGNQQKLVVGREISKQPTVIIAAQPTRGLDVAATEYIRKLLIKMRDEGKAVLLVSADLDEVLQLSDRMAVMYEGKFMGIARPEELTKEQIGLMMGGYTLEQVLARAKR
- a CDS encoding ABC transporter permease; translated protein: MFGFGKQKKKPSSQEEISFKELYEKYREQIERLIEIIVAIIVGFVIAGIIMALGGYDPIKAYSAMFETSFSLEDPYYLAMTLSFATPLMLTALTFAVGVRAGLFNIGAEGQVYMGALGAIIVASMTLPGPLYFPLAFLLGMFLGSLWGLIAGVLKSFRKVNEVVTTIMLNWIAYWIVEYARVYVYADPERPEKTISMPEAARLPILVPGSELSLAFIIALGVVILVYYLLWHTVLGYEIRATGMNPNAARYGGIDPRLAMLSAFMIGGVTAGIAGVLEICGRPPTYAITTGLSNLMGLGFDGIAVSLIGANHPLAIIPAAIFIGALTSGSRGMQIVAGVPLEMVKAVQGIIIMALAVPGLVRLLKTKFRRGISVGV
- a CDS encoding ABC transporter permease gives rise to the protein MTPLLLAALGELFTERAGIVNIGLEGIMLLSALAAVAVAEAFVNPWIGVLAGVGMGVLIGLIHGYISAYFKGDQIISGLGINLFALGFVAFAIEAIWGVRGYHTPPYEAKVPRIPGLEISPIFIASIILVIVTYYILYRTSLGLKIRAVGENPEAADVVGVHVERMQLFATVYGAALTGLAGAFLSIDWLAAITKELPAGRGFIALAIVNFSNWNPLLALGGSVLFGFFWVLGEWLKNIGTVKAVIPITLMNTIPYIATLVVTAGIIGKSRPPRHVGRPYKRE
- a CDS encoding ABC transporter ATP-binding protein, which produces MLVVESVSKYFGRRKILDNISLHVRRGELAVLLGPNGAGKTTLLNIVAGIINPDSGRIIIGSKLVFQKLNGSPIEVNVPPEHRNVGYVPQDYALFPHLNVYENIAFGLKRMKLGENEIKRRVKELMDIMEISGIEKEYPHQLSGGERQRVAIARALAPDPEVLLLDEPFSSIDPMFRERARVKLRSILRRIGVTTLMVTHDLNDAWILSDKIFVLINGRIAGKGTSDNMLSEIESEEAARFLGFNMLKGTVNTIGNGFMKILLSESTKAIVYVSNTNNRLRAGDKVFLLFRPDDVVIVSSKYSGIKINVFEAIVSSIQVTKCNIKLELRLRDINTVVKAEVGRGYLLEILDKIKPGNKVYIHIPPKALALSRIK